Proteins encoded together in one Microbacterium oxydans window:
- a CDS encoding esterase/lipase family protein has protein sequence MLRKAGWWIADYVYAGSWQLRALFDRTDPASLASGDGPHIVVLPGVYETWKFMQPLVTALHERGHPVHVVDALARNQRPVADMAVAVADFLEQRGLTDVILVAHSKGGLAGKLVMTGAAGERVRSMLAIATPFGGSRYARLMLSRTLREFSPEAPSIVGLARQLTINERIVSIYAAFDPHIPEGSELAGAKNVRLDTGGHFRILAHPRVLAELAVLAE, from the coding sequence GTGCTGAGGAAGGCGGGCTGGTGGATCGCCGACTACGTCTACGCGGGCTCCTGGCAGCTTCGTGCCCTCTTCGATCGCACCGACCCCGCCTCCCTCGCGTCCGGTGACGGTCCGCACATCGTGGTCCTCCCCGGGGTGTACGAGACGTGGAAGTTCATGCAGCCGCTCGTCACGGCTCTCCACGAACGCGGACACCCCGTCCACGTCGTCGACGCCCTCGCACGCAATCAGCGCCCGGTGGCGGACATGGCCGTGGCGGTGGCCGATTTCCTGGAGCAGCGCGGCTTGACCGACGTGATCCTGGTCGCGCACAGCAAGGGCGGGCTCGCCGGGAAGCTCGTCATGACCGGGGCTGCGGGGGAGAGGGTCCGCTCCATGCTGGCGATCGCGACGCCGTTCGGGGGCTCACGCTACGCGCGGCTCATGTTGTCCCGCACCCTCCGCGAGTTCTCGCCGGAGGCCCCGTCCATCGTGGGTCTCGCGCGACAGCTGACGATCAACGAGCGGATCGTGTCGATCTACGCGGCGTTCGACCCGCACATCCCCGAGGGGAGCGAACTGGCCGGCGCCAAGAACGTGCGCCTCGACACCGGTGGCCACTTCCGGATCCTCGCGCATCCCCGGGTGCTGGCGGAGCTCGCCGTTCTCGCCGAGTAG